From one Desulfurobacterium thermolithotrophum DSM 11699 genomic stretch:
- the hisA gene encoding 1-(5-phosphoribosyl)-5-[(5-phosphoribosylamino)methylideneamino]imidazole-4-carboxamide isomerase, which yields MFEVIPAVDIKGGKCVRLYQGKAEEEKVYFENPVEVAKRWEAEGAKRIHVVDLDGAFEGIPKNIAIVEEIVKSVCVPVQFGGGVRTIEAVDRLFEIGVDRVIVGTVAVEKPELFEKMVKKYPGKIVLGIDAKGGMVTTRGWVEVTEIPAVELAKKYDEMDIWGFVYTDISRDGTLTSPNFEEVEKFSNNVKKPVIASGGVSKVEDILKLSKIENVAGTIVGKALYEGKVSLRKCLEKLKV from the coding sequence ATGTTCGAAGTCATTCCAGCAGTTGATATAAAAGGTGGAAAGTGTGTAAGGCTCTATCAGGGAAAAGCTGAAGAGGAGAAGGTCTATTTTGAAAATCCTGTTGAAGTTGCAAAGAGGTGGGAAGCAGAAGGAGCTAAAAGGATTCATGTTGTTGACCTTGACGGAGCTTTTGAGGGAATTCCAAAAAACATTGCCATAGTTGAAGAGATTGTGAAAAGTGTTTGTGTTCCAGTTCAGTTTGGCGGTGGTGTCAGGACTATTGAAGCAGTTGATAGACTATTTGAGATTGGGGTTGACAGAGTAATAGTTGGAACGGTTGCAGTGGAGAAGCCAGAACTCTTTGAGAAAATGGTTAAAAAATATCCAGGAAAGATCGTTCTTGGTATAGATGCAAAAGGTGGAATGGTTACGACAAGAGGCTGGGTTGAAGTAACTGAAATACCTGCTGTAGAACTTGCCAAAAAATACGATGAAATGGATATATGGGGCTTTGTTTATACAGATATTTCAAGAGATGGAACTTTAACAAGTCCAAACTTTGAAGAGGTAGAGAAATTCTCAAATAATGTTAAAAAGCCTGTAATAGCCTCTGGTGGAGTTTCTAAGGTAGAAGATATCCTCAAACTCTCAAAGATTGAAAACGTTGCTGGAACAATAGTAGGTAAAGCTCTTTATGAAGGAAAAGTTTCTTTAAGAAAATGCCTTGAAAAGTTAAAAGTTTAA
- the rsmH gene encoding 16S rRNA (cytosine(1402)-N(4))-methyltransferase RsmH: MEKEIYHPPVLLKESIELLKAKDARIFVDATLGGGGHTEAILEANPENRVIAIDRDEEAIERAMKRLERFGDRISIYHANFSQIGEVLEAEGIKEVNGVLFDLGVSHFHLRGNRGFTVWEEQPLDMRMDRRQKLTARDVVNKLSEKELADIIFKYGEEKFARKIAREIVRRRKIKPIETTLELAKIVEEVIPKKLWAGRKKHPAIKTFQAIRIFVNREFQEIEEGIPEAANHVACSGRIVVITFHSLEDRLVKNIFRNLEGFKVITKKPVEPTEEEIKKNPASRSAKLRAIERVCE, encoded by the coding sequence ATGGAAAAAGAGATTTACCACCCACCTGTTTTATTAAAGGAGTCAATAGAACTTCTTAAGGCAAAGGACGCGAGGATATTCGTTGATGCAACATTGGGAGGAGGAGGCCATACAGAAGCGATCCTTGAAGCAAATCCCGAAAACAGAGTTATTGCAATAGACAGAGACGAAGAAGCAATAGAAAGAGCAATGAAAAGGCTTGAAAGGTTTGGAGACAGGATTTCAATCTATCACGCAAACTTTTCCCAAATTGGAGAAGTCTTAGAAGCTGAAGGAATAAAAGAAGTAAATGGAGTTTTGTTTGACCTTGGAGTTTCCCACTTTCACCTAAGGGGAAACAGAGGTTTTACAGTTTGGGAAGAGCAGCCTCTTGATATGAGAATGGACAGAAGACAGAAGTTAACTGCAAGAGATGTAGTTAATAAGCTTTCAGAAAAAGAGCTTGCCGACATCATATTCAAGTACGGAGAAGAAAAGTTTGCCAGAAAAATCGCCCGTGAAATTGTTAGAAGGAGAAAAATCAAACCGATTGAGACAACCTTAGAACTTGCAAAAATCGTTGAGGAGGTAATTCCAAAAAAACTTTGGGCAGGAAGAAAAAAACATCCAGCAATCAAGACATTTCAAGCCATAAGGATTTTTGTTAACAGAGAATTTCAGGAAATAGAAGAAGGAATTCCAGAAGCTGCAAACCATGTTGCCTGTAGCGGTAGGATAGTCGTTATAACATTCCATTCCTTAGAAGATAGGCTTGTAAAAAATATTTTTAGAAACCTTGAAGGATTTAAAGTAATAACAAAAAAACCAGTTGAACCAACAGAAGAAGAAATAAAGAAAAATCCAGCATCAAGAAGTGCAAAATTAAGAGCGATAGAAAGAGTTTGTGAATAG
- a CDS encoding P-II family nitrogen regulator, whose protein sequence is MKKIEAIIKPFKLDEVKDALTEIGITGMTISEVKGFGRQKGHTELYRGAEYVIDFIPKIKLEVIVPDESVEKVVEVIVNSAKTGRIGDGKIFILSVEDAVRIRTGERGQEAL, encoded by the coding sequence ATGAAGAAGATAGAAGCTATCATCAAACCTTTCAAACTGGACGAAGTAAAAGACGCATTAACAGAAATTGGAATTACCGGAATGACTATCTCAGAGGTTAAGGGTTTTGGAAGACAAAAAGGACACACAGAGCTCTATAGAGGAGCGGAGTACGTTATCGATTTCATACCAAAGATAAAGTTAGAAGTGATTGTTCCCGATGAATCTGTTGAGAAGGTAGTGGAAGTAATAGTGAACTCAGCAAAAACAGGAAGAATTGGGGATGGAAAGATCTTCATCCTTTCAGTTGAGGATGCTGTGAGGATTAGAACGGGAGAGAGAGGACAGGAAGCACTTTAA
- a CDS encoding ammonium transporter: MKRILGVLLMALTPLAAMAEETPTLNSGDTAWMLVSTALVMLMTPAGLALFYGGMTRSKNILNTIGMSFLAYCVASVVWVLWGYTLAFGPDIGGFIGGLEKVFMKGVGVETLSGTIPEFLFAAFQGTFAAITVALASGAVIERLKFSTWFIFTVLWVTVVYAPVAHWVWGGGFLGNDGALDFAGGTVVHINAGIAGLVMALLLGKRKGYGKTAFFPSSVVLTVLGAALLWFGWFGFNAGSELAADGVAASAFLVTNVAASMAAISWIVTEWIMLRKPTLLGAASGAVAGLVAITPAAGFVDVTGAIVIGLVAGILGWFGVFVLKKKLGYDDSLDAFGVHGLCGVWGAIATGIFAVKTIGGTPGVLEGNLPQLWIQLKAVIATIVYSGIMTAVVYFVSSILTGGARVSEEEEIEGLDSAIHGEKGFNL; encoded by the coding sequence ATGAAGAGGATACTTGGAGTTCTGTTGATGGCTTTAACACCCTTAGCAGCAATGGCAGAAGAAACACCAACTTTAAACAGTGGTGATACGGCGTGGATGCTTGTTTCAACAGCTCTTGTTATGCTCATGACGCCTGCTGGTCTTGCACTCTTTTACGGTGGGATGACAAGAAGTAAGAACATTTTGAATACCATAGGAATGAGCTTTCTTGCCTACTGTGTAGCATCAGTTGTTTGGGTTCTTTGGGGATATACTCTTGCCTTTGGGCCAGATATCGGCGGTTTTATTGGCGGTCTTGAAAAGGTCTTTATGAAAGGAGTTGGTGTTGAAACTTTAAGCGGAACCATTCCTGAGTTTCTCTTTGCTGCATTTCAGGGAACATTTGCAGCAATTACGGTTGCCCTTGCAAGCGGTGCTGTCATTGAGAGATTAAAGTTCTCAACCTGGTTCATTTTTACAGTTCTCTGGGTAACAGTTGTCTATGCACCTGTTGCTCACTGGGTTTGGGGAGGAGGATTCCTTGGAAATGATGGAGCTCTCGATTTTGCTGGTGGGACTGTTGTCCACATTAACGCAGGTATAGCAGGCCTTGTAATGGCACTTCTACTCGGAAAAAGAAAAGGTTACGGAAAGACAGCTTTCTTCCCTTCTTCTGTTGTCCTGACAGTTCTTGGAGCAGCTCTCTTGTGGTTTGGATGGTTTGGATTTAACGCAGGTTCTGAACTTGCTGCAGATGGGGTTGCTGCATCTGCATTCTTGGTTACTAACGTAGCTGCATCAATGGCTGCAATTTCGTGGATAGTTACAGAGTGGATAATGTTAAGGAAACCTACACTTCTTGGCGCTGCTTCTGGTGCTGTTGCAGGACTCGTTGCTATTACTCCTGCTGCAGGGTTTGTTGATGTAACGGGAGCAATTGTTATCGGTCTTGTTGCAGGAATTTTAGGATGGTTTGGGGTCTTTGTCCTTAAGAAGAAACTTGGATACGACGATTCCCTTGATGCTTTCGGTGTTCATGGACTTTGCGGTGTCTGGGGAGCTATAGCTACAGGTATCTTTGCGGTTAAGACAATAGGTGGAACTCCTGGAGTTCTTGAAGGAAACCTACCTCAGCTCTGGATTCAACTTAAAGCTGTAATAGCAACAATTGTTTACTCTGGAATTATGACTGCAGTTGTTTACTTTGTTTCTTCAATCCTTACTGGTGGAGCAAGAGTTAGTGAAGAAGAAGAAATCGAAGGTCTTGATTCTGCAATTCACGGAGAAAAAGGTTTTAACCTTTAA
- a CDS encoding outer membrane beta-barrel protein produces the protein MVKRALTILTTTLLMAVAESGATEVKVDIPNIKLSGGISATGFNESKANADGSSTNDIKLTDAVIELSGGDDFGGFDIAVGSLVTPTVIGSVDAENQGNFGLNRNNDKFGILWSYVSVTPIKGLQIDAGVLPTNVGYELAATYLNPNTTFGLVWNSQPFIYKGVRATYTVTDDVQVYAEYDRGSELNGYSKDHAFAVGSIGSIKDINYTFTYFDYGNYKNLVDFTLGYKYGNVQFGVNGDYQWLDSDSSKKGYGIALYVIPEFDKVSLPVRVEYVKNKNGSRIYGFKDKGTYSFTVTPTYKFSDHTFVRAEYSYVKSNDKTAFNGSSHKGVASLQFAFTF, from the coding sequence ATGGTAAAACGCGCACTAACTATTTTAACAACTACTCTACTAATGGCTGTTGCTGAATCAGGTGCGACAGAAGTAAAGGTTGATATTCCAAACATCAAGCTCTCCGGAGGTATTTCTGCCACTGGATTTAATGAATCTAAGGCAAACGCTGATGGGAGCTCTACAAACGACATAAAGCTTACAGATGCTGTAATTGAGCTTTCTGGCGGTGATGATTTTGGTGGATTTGATATTGCTGTCGGTTCTTTAGTAACTCCAACGGTAATTGGTAGTGTTGACGCAGAAAATCAAGGAAACTTTGGTCTTAATAGGAATAATGATAAATTCGGCATTCTCTGGAGCTATGTTTCTGTTACTCCAATAAAAGGTCTTCAAATAGATGCGGGAGTTTTACCTACTAACGTAGGTTATGAACTTGCAGCTACTTATCTTAATCCTAACACCACTTTTGGTCTTGTCTGGAATTCTCAGCCCTTTATTTATAAAGGTGTAAGAGCCACTTATACCGTTACAGATGACGTTCAAGTTTACGCAGAATACGATAGAGGTAGTGAGCTAAATGGATATAGCAAAGACCATGCTTTTGCAGTTGGAAGCATAGGGAGTATTAAAGATATTAACTATACCTTTACTTACTTTGACTATGGAAATTACAAAAACCTTGTTGATTTTACACTTGGCTACAAATACGGAAACGTTCAGTTTGGAGTTAACGGTGATTACCAGTGGCTTGATAGCGACAGCAGCAAAAAAGGTTATGGAATTGCCCTTTATGTAATTCCTGAGTTTGATAAAGTTTCTCTTCCTGTAAGAGTTGAATATGTAAAGAATAAGAACGGTTCAAGAATCTATGGATTTAAAGATAAAGGAACTTATTCATTTACTGTTACACCAACTTATAAGTTTTCAGACCATACATTCGTTAGAGCTGAGTACTCTTATGTTAAAAGCAACGACAAAACTGCATTTAACGGTTCAAGCCATAAAGGTGTAGCCTCTCTCCAATTTGCATTTACTTTCTAA
- a CDS encoding EAL domain-containing protein — MEILKLLDLDDLFIYFQPVIFTKRKKVIGFEALARGRKDKKIISPLVLFELAEKKGIKIELDRLCRKIAFKEFKKFYHQNPNLMLFFNFDGSVIDLGVKYTGFIFRIAKENNISPSNVVIEVTESEVKDSGALKDFVENYRKLGFLIALDDVGIEHSNLNRIAELKPDILKIDRTLIKGINKEEYKSKVVKALAYMAKEIGSLTLAEGVETEKELLKTMRLGIDLHQGFYFAKPQFPTKVFIEKELKDLQEKIADIDKLFHSLVKENFQKRETIHQRYKEIVMTYIKKLKNSKEEEFEKVLEKLVLKEKEIECLYILDSKGTLITRTVFNPKISLRNSPLFRPASFGENLCHREYVHSIVNGNSSFFITTEPYVSLATGNKIITASCKLKASNGKIFILCIDFKAKDLENIW, encoded by the coding sequence ATGGAAATTTTGAAGTTGTTAGATTTAGATGATCTTTTTATCTATTTTCAACCGGTTATTTTTACCAAGAGAAAGAAAGTTATAGGATTTGAGGCTCTTGCTCGAGGGAGAAAGGACAAAAAGATTATTTCTCCTCTTGTTCTTTTTGAATTAGCAGAAAAGAAAGGAATAAAAATAGAACTTGATCGTTTATGTAGGAAAATTGCCTTTAAGGAGTTTAAGAAATTTTATCATCAGAATCCAAATCTTATGCTTTTTTTTAATTTTGATGGTTCAGTAATAGATCTTGGAGTAAAGTATACAGGTTTTATTTTTAGAATTGCGAAAGAAAATAATATTTCTCCCTCTAATGTAGTTATTGAAGTTACAGAATCTGAAGTTAAGGATTCAGGAGCTCTAAAAGACTTTGTAGAAAATTATAGAAAACTTGGTTTTCTCATTGCACTTGATGATGTAGGTATTGAACATTCCAATTTAAACCGTATTGCAGAACTTAAGCCTGATATTTTGAAAATAGATAGAACACTTATTAAAGGTATTAATAAGGAAGAATATAAAAGTAAAGTTGTAAAAGCTTTAGCTTACATGGCAAAAGAGATAGGTTCTTTAACTTTAGCTGAAGGTGTGGAGACAGAAAAAGAGCTCCTTAAAACTATGCGATTAGGAATAGACTTACATCAAGGCTTTTATTTTGCAAAACCTCAGTTTCCCACTAAAGTTTTTATAGAAAAAGAGTTAAAAGACCTGCAGGAAAAGATTGCAGATATTGATAAACTTTTTCACTCTTTAGTGAAAGAAAATTTCCAAAAAAGAGAAACTATTCATCAAAGATATAAAGAAATTGTTATGACGTACATAAAAAAACTTAAAAACTCAAAGGAAGAAGAATTTGAAAAAGTTCTTGAAAAACTTGTTTTAAAAGAAAAAGAAATAGAATGTCTTTATATTCTAGATTCAAAAGGTACTCTGATTACAAGGACTGTTTTTAATCCAAAAATTAGTTTAAGAAACTCTCCTCTTTTTAGACCTGCTTCTTTTGGTGAAAATCTTTGTCATAGAGAATACGTACACTCGATAGTAAATGGAAATTCTTCATTTTTTATTACAACAGAACCTTATGTTTCATTAGCTACAGGTAATAAAATTATTACAGCTTCATGTAAATTAAAAGCATCAAATGGAAAAATTTTTATTTTGTGTATTGATTTTAAAGCTAAAGATTTGGAAAATATTTGGTAA
- a CDS encoding lysophospholipid acyltransferase family protein, with the protein MKSLTKKYPWVRKTSIYWFWLNTVGRFISNFCHLKVYGRENIPKEGKVLLVANHKSYLDPPLVAYAVKKRPVFFMAKSELFEMPFLSSLIKHWGNAFPVKRGRADLTALKTALEVINNGELVCIFPEGQRAPANSFARAKWGAGMVALKAKVPIVPCLIEGSEKIIGKEKIISGWPKVTIRFGEPFYIDLEDKKENYQKAADVLMERIQELKVGNKSS; encoded by the coding sequence ATGAAATCTTTAACGAAAAAGTATCCGTGGGTAAGAAAAACTAGCATTTATTGGTTCTGGTTAAACACTGTTGGAAGATTTATATCAAATTTTTGTCATTTAAAAGTTTATGGGAGAGAAAATATTCCTAAAGAAGGTAAGGTTTTGTTAGTAGCAAACCATAAAAGCTACTTGGATCCACCTTTAGTAGCTTATGCTGTAAAAAAAAGACCAGTTTTTTTTATGGCAAAATCAGAACTTTTTGAAATGCCGTTTCTTTCATCTTTAATAAAGCACTGGGGGAATGCTTTTCCTGTAAAAAGAGGAAGAGCTGATTTAACGGCTTTGAAAACTGCTCTTGAAGTTATTAATAATGGTGAATTGGTTTGTATTTTTCCCGAAGGTCAACGAGCTCCTGCAAATAGTTTTGCACGAGCAAAGTGGGGAGCTGGAATGGTTGCTCTTAAAGCAAAGGTACCGATAGTTCCTTGTTTGATTGAAGGAAGTGAAAAAATTATAGGTAAGGAAAAGATAATCTCTGGATGGCCTAAGGTAACAATTAGATTTGGAGAGCCTTTTTACATAGATTTAGAAGATAAGAAGGAAAACTATCAAAAAGCTGCTGATGTATTGATGGAAAGAATACAGGAGCTTAAAGTTGGAAACAAGAGTAGCTAA
- the ispH gene encoding 4-hydroxy-3-methylbut-2-enyl diphosphate reductase, whose product METRVAKSAGFCWGVKRAVNIAVDAVRKNGKVYCLGELIHNKREIERLKKLGIVFIEDIDVLKKGNTVIIRSHGVSPKVIEFLKRKGLQIVDATCPFVKDVHEKVMKLEKEGYPVLILGNPKHPEVIGIAGHVKSPMIMNTIEEIERLPKLSKLGVVCQTTLNMDFFREAVFRLALKVKELKVYNTICSATSIRQSEAKKLALQVDVMLIVGGRNSSNTTKLYQISKSVNSKSYHIESKEEIDSLWFENAQIIGITAGASTPQWVIEEVVNYVRLLDKGGDISGRGVCQTIRKEFQTSK is encoded by the coding sequence TTGGAAACAAGAGTAGCTAAAAGTGCTGGTTTTTGTTGGGGTGTCAAGAGAGCTGTAAACATTGCTGTTGATGCTGTAAGAAAAAATGGAAAAGTTTACTGTCTTGGGGAACTAATTCACAATAAAAGAGAAATAGAAAGACTAAAAAAATTGGGAATAGTTTTTATCGAAGATATAGATGTTTTAAAAAAGGGGAATACGGTAATAATTCGTTCTCATGGAGTTTCTCCAAAAGTTATTGAATTTTTAAAAAGAAAAGGTCTTCAAATAGTAGATGCTACATGTCCATTTGTAAAAGATGTTCATGAAAAAGTTATGAAACTTGAAAAAGAAGGATATCCTGTTCTTATATTAGGAAATCCAAAACATCCAGAAGTTATAGGTATAGCCGGTCATGTTAAGTCCCCTATGATAATGAACACAATTGAAGAGATAGAGAGACTTCCAAAACTATCAAAGTTAGGCGTTGTCTGTCAAACGACTTTAAACATGGATTTCTTTCGAGAAGCTGTTTTTCGTTTGGCGCTAAAAGTTAAAGAACTAAAAGTTTACAATACTATTTGCAGTGCTACGTCTATTAGACAAAGTGAAGCCAAAAAACTTGCTTTACAGGTAGATGTTATGTTAATTGTTGGTGGAAGAAACAGTTCTAACACAACAAAGCTTTACCAAATTTCAAAAAGTGTTAATAGCAAAAGCTATCATATTGAATCAAAAGAAGAGATAGATTCTTTATGGTTTGAAAATGCTCAAATTATTGGAATCACAGCTGGAGCATCAACACCTCAGTGGGTTATAGAAGAAGTTGTTAATTATGTGAGACTTCTTGATAAAGGGGGAGATATAAGTGGAAGGGGAGTTTGCCAGACTATTAGAAAAGAGTTTCAAACGTCTAAATAA
- a CDS encoding 30S ribosomal protein S1 produces MEGEFARLLEKSFKRLNNEIITGTVVKVTDREAFIDFGWKSEGIVPLKELGYKPKIGEEIDVCVVEPETEEGYALLSVNCARSIKEWEKIASDLEKKGVIRGRIKQRVRGGYKVAISQGITVFLPMSQVDIMPVTKPDDWLDREIEAKVLSVDRKRRSIVISRRKLLEEKRAKMRKETLEKLKEGDVVEGIVKNVVDFGIFVDVQGVDGLVHKSDISWSGLKTPFDTAEIGDRIKVKIKKIDREKERLVLSIKDISEDPWLEVNKRYKVGTLVKGIIVREDKSGYWIELPDDIAGYVPVDTLPKGIKLKYHHKYRFMVDRIDEEKRRVILKWQEERQK; encoded by the coding sequence GTGGAAGGGGAGTTTGCCAGACTATTAGAAAAGAGTTTCAAACGTCTAAATAATGAAATAATTACTGGAACTGTCGTAAAAGTTACAGATAGGGAAGCTTTTATTGATTTTGGATGGAAATCAGAAGGGATAGTTCCTTTAAAAGAGTTGGGATACAAACCAAAGATTGGGGAAGAGATAGATGTATGCGTTGTAGAGCCAGAGACAGAAGAAGGTTATGCACTCCTTTCTGTTAATTGTGCTCGTTCTATTAAAGAATGGGAAAAAATTGCTAGTGATTTAGAGAAGAAAGGAGTTATTAGGGGAAGGATAAAGCAAAGAGTAAGAGGAGGATACAAAGTTGCTATTAGTCAAGGAATAACTGTTTTCCTTCCTATGTCGCAAGTAGATATTATGCCTGTTACAAAACCTGATGATTGGCTCGATAGAGAAATAGAAGCAAAAGTTCTTTCTGTAGATAGAAAGAGAAGGAGTATCGTAATCTCTAGGAGAAAACTATTAGAAGAAAAAAGAGCTAAGATGAGGAAGGAAACTCTTGAGAAATTAAAAGAGGGGGATGTTGTAGAAGGTATTGTTAAGAATGTTGTAGATTTTGGAATTTTTGTTGATGTTCAAGGTGTTGATGGCTTGGTTCATAAAAGTGATATTTCTTGGTCAGGCTTAAAGACTCCTTTTGATACTGCAGAAATTGGTGATAGGATAAAAGTAAAAATAAAGAAGATAGATAGGGAGAAAGAGAGACTTGTTTTAAGTATTAAAGATATAAGTGAAGATCCTTGGCTAGAAGTTAATAAGAGGTATAAAGTAGGAACTCTTGTAAAGGGAATCATAGTTAGAGAAGATAAGTCAGGATACTGGATTGAGTTACCAGATGATATTGCGGGTTATGTTCCTGTCGACACTCTTCCAAAAGGAATTAAATTAAAATACCACCATAAGTATAGATTTATGGTTGATAGAATAGACGAAGAAAAAAGGAGAGTGATTTTAAAATGGCAGGAAGAACGCCAGAAATAA
- the smpB gene encoding SsrA-binding protein SmpB produces the protein MAGRTPEIKNKKAFYDYEILEKYEAGIELKGTEVKSLREGKANLRDSFVRIENGEAFLFNAYIAPYTHGNLFNHEPNRKRKLLLHKSEIKRLLGKTQEKGLTIVPLRMYFNKRGKVKVEIALVKGKKKYDKREAIKRRELEREAQKAMKYYR, from the coding sequence ATGGCAGGAAGAACGCCAGAAATAAAGAACAAAAAAGCTTTTTATGACTATGAAATACTTGAAAAATATGAAGCAGGAATAGAACTTAAAGGAACTGAGGTAAAATCTTTAAGGGAAGGAAAGGCAAATTTAAGGGATTCATTTGTAAGGATAGAAAACGGAGAAGCTTTCCTATTTAATGCCTATATTGCTCCTTATACTCATGGAAATCTTTTTAATCACGAACCAAATAGAAAGAGAAAACTTCTTCTTCATAAGTCTGAGATAAAAAGACTTTTAGGAAAAACACAAGAAAAGGGTCTCACTATTGTTCCTTTGAGAATGTACTTTAACAAAAGAGGAAAAGTAAAAGTAGAGATAGCTCTTGTTAAGGGTAAGAAAAAGTATGATAAAAGAGAGGCTATAAAAAGACGAGAGCTTGAAAGAGAAGCACAAAAAGCAATGAAATATTATAGATAA
- the rimP gene encoding ribosome maturation factor RimP yields MEERTKEIVDRVKELLFPILEEGGFELVDIEFVREPIGWVLRIYADRPEGGITISDCQWISERIGTLLDIEDLIPHAYNLEVSSPGLNRPLKNQRDFERNLGTVVKIKTHEPMDNQRNFKGEVISASESAVVIHDVSRNAEVEIPFENIKSARIDIDSLFNR; encoded by the coding sequence ATGGAGGAAAGAACAAAAGAAATCGTTGATAGAGTAAAAGAGCTCCTTTTTCCAATTTTAGAAGAAGGTGGTTTTGAACTTGTTGATATAGAGTTTGTAAGAGAACCTATTGGATGGGTTTTAAGAATATATGCAGATAGACCCGAAGGTGGTATTACTATTTCCGATTGTCAGTGGATTAGTGAGAGAATAGGAACATTACTTGATATTGAGGATCTAATACCTCATGCTTACAATCTTGAGGTTTCTTCTCCAGGACTTAACAGACCTTTGAAAAATCAAAGGGACTTTGAAAGGAATCTTGGAACAGTTGTAAAGATAAAAACTCATGAACCTATGGATAATCAGAGGAACTTTAAAGGTGAGGTTATCTCTGCTTCAGAAAGTGCTGTAGTTATTCATGATGTTTCAAGAAATGCTGAAGTGGAAATACCTTTTGAAAACATTAAAAGTGCCAGAATAGACATAGATTCTCTTTTTAACAGGTAA
- the nusA gene encoding transcription termination factor NusA translates to MESLGKTVELLCREKGISKEDVVKAVKVGIINAARKAGYKGHLVVKIDEDGKDFGIFQEKTVVEDVKDIDYEISLEEAKELFGDSVKLGDKVLVEIKTEELGRIAAKAAAQVIHEKISEAERKALYDYFKEKVGDIISGTVKEIKRNGDVILDLGRIVGILPKEEQISKEKYRIGDRVRAYIYDVVFDYKRYNRRKPSKIDDYPPPYVILSRTHPKFLKRLMEIEIPEVADGLVEIKAVAREPGIRAKVAVDSKEEYIDPVGACIGVKGSRILPISRELSGEKIEIIRWTDDVAELVARVLSPAKVLQSESYEDENGELRVEVVVPDDQLSLAIGKHGVNARLASKLVGQIVGIDIIKESDFRKLEELEALEEE, encoded by the coding sequence ATGGAAAGTCTTGGTAAAACTGTTGAGTTGCTTTGCCGGGAGAAAGGTATATCAAAGGAAGATGTGGTCAAAGCAGTGAAGGTTGGTATTATTAATGCTGCAAGAAAAGCTGGTTACAAAGGTCATCTTGTAGTTAAAATAGATGAAGATGGTAAGGATTTTGGTATATTTCAGGAAAAAACAGTAGTAGAGGATGTAAAAGACATAGATTATGAAATCTCCCTCGAGGAAGCTAAGGAGCTCTTTGGAGATAGTGTAAAACTTGGAGATAAAGTTCTTGTAGAGATAAAAACAGAAGAACTTGGTCGTATTGCTGCAAAAGCTGCAGCTCAGGTAATACATGAAAAAATTTCAGAAGCTGAGAGAAAGGCTCTTTATGATTACTTTAAGGAAAAGGTAGGAGATATAATTTCTGGAACTGTTAAAGAAATTAAGAGAAATGGAGATGTTATTTTAGATCTTGGAAGAATTGTTGGTATTTTGCCAAAAGAAGAGCAGATATCGAAGGAGAAATATAGAATAGGAGATAGGGTAAGAGCTTATATTTACGATGTTGTTTTTGATTATAAACGTTACAATAGAAGGAAACCTTCTAAGATAGATGATTATCCACCTCCTTACGTTATCCTTTCAAGAACTCATCCAAAATTTTTAAAAAGGCTTATGGAAATCGAAATTCCAGAAGTTGCTGATGGACTTGTAGAAATTAAGGCAGTGGCAAGAGAACCTGGGATAAGAGCTAAAGTTGCAGTAGATTCAAAAGAAGAATACATCGATCCTGTAGGAGCTTGTATAGGTGTTAAAGGAAGTAGAATTCTTCCAATTTCAAGAGAGCTCTCAGGAGAAAAAATAGAAATAATCAGATGGACAGACGATGTTGCAGAGCTTGTGGCAAGAGTTCTTTCTCCTGCTAAGGTTCTTCAGTCTGAAAGCTACGAGGACGAAAATGGAGAGCTCCGAGTGGAAGTTGTTGTTCCCGATGATCAGCTCTCTCTTGCAATTGGAAAGCACGGTGTTAATGCAAGACTTGCTTCAAAATTAGTAGGTCAAATTGTAGGAATTGACATTATAAAAGAAAGTGATTTTAGAAAGCTTGAAGAGCTTGAAGCATTGGAAGAAGAATGA